The Kordia sp. SMS9 DNA window ATTTAAAAATTGTCTGTAAAGATGATCCTTTATATCAATACGCACGCGTAATTTCGAACACACGTTTTGGGCATATGCCCGATTGTATTGCCTATTGTAAAAAAGCCAGTCATGTTCAATACTGCATCAATTATTGCCGCGACAATAATGCTCCTTTTAGAATTCGCTCTGGCGGACATCAACATGAAGGTATGTGTTCTGCTGATAATGTCATTATCATTGATTTGTCAGAAATACATGAAATTATTTATGAAAGCGATACTACTGCTTGGATTCCCGCTGGAAAACAATTGGGACAAGTGTATGATGAATTAGCGAAACACGGAAAAACAATTCCTGGTGGCGGTTGTCAATCCGTAAATGTTGGTGGACTTACCCAAGGTGGCGGTTGGGGAGTTTCGGTTCGGAAGTTTGGACTTACTTGTGATTCTGTTACAGAAATTGAAATTGTATTGGCTTCAGGAGAAATTGTGATTGCAAATGCACTCAATGAGTATTCAGACTTGTTTAAAGCACTTAAAGGTGGTGGTGGTGGAAATTTTGGAGTTGTGATAGGTTTTAAATTCAATTTAGTTTCTATTCTCCCAGTGGTAACAACATTTGGATTGTTATGGGAAAATCCAGAAACTTACCTGCCTATTATAACAAAATGGGCAAAATTGCACGCAATCAGCGGAGCAATTGACGAATCACTTTCTGCTACATGCACGATGATCATTGCAAACACAATTGACAAAGACCGGAATGAGATTCACGGACGTATGGGAGGAAAATTTTATGGTTCTGAAAAAAACTTAAGAATCTTGCTTAAAGAATATTTTGGTGAAGATGTTATTGAAACTGCTGATACTGCTAATTTCAACCAAATTCCAGAGGATTATGATAAAATACCTTCAAATTCAACAAAGAAATCGCAAAAAAATGAGCACGTTATTTCGTATGCGACAGATCAGCGTGCATTGATTGATTTTATAAATCCTGCAGGAAAAATTCAGTATGTTAATATTAATCATGGTTCTTGTCAAAAACTAGATTTGACAGTATTGCCAAATAGTGGGCCAAGTTCTACATGTGACCGTCCGCATCCGCATAAAGTATCTTCTAGTTTTCCAAAGGATGATGTAGATCATGCAGTTCTAGTAGAAGCCATTTATACTTATTTAGACACATCGTGCTATTATGCTGATGTAAATATGTATATGAGTTTTCATTGTATGGGCGGCGCAGTTACTAGAAGTACGGATAACAGTTTTGGGTATTCGCAAAAGCCTTACATGCTGCAAATTCAATGTTGGTGGGATGATGTTTCAAACGCTTTTACCAATGTTGGAAGAAATACCGTTTATGTAGCATGGGTGAAACAATTTAGAGAGTCAATTGCTGAGTTTACAGAAGGTTCTTTTATCAATTTTGTAGATAAAACCTTGGTTGCTGATATTGAAGAAGATGCCAACCGATTGAAATTATTAGAAATATATTACACAAAGAAAAATTTAGACATGCTCTGCGGCATCAAGAAAAAATACGATCCAACACAGTTATTCAACTTTGAGATGAGTATTTTGCCATCCGATTGATTCAAAATATAGCAGCCAACATTCTTTGTGTACGATCAAAGAATGTTGGCTGATTATGTTAACTATTTATAATGTTGATGTTTCTCTTTTTAAATAGAATTCCAAATATCCAAATACATTTTCCACTCTGCTCCTACGCGTTTCCAAACAATAACATATTTTCCTTTCCAAGAGTTTTTTTCACCATTTGCACGAATTGTTTCGCCTTCATAATGCCCGTAATCGTAGGCTGTATCGCCTACAATCGTGATTTCGCTTGGCGTAATTTTATGATTCTTTGTTTGTACACCTTCTGGCAAGGTCCAATACTTGATAATGGCTTCCACTCCTGAAATAATTTCTCCGCGTTGTGGAAATATTTTGGCATCTTCGGTATAAGAAGCGCCAATCATTTTATAATTAGACGAATTTACATAACTCGAAAAGTTTTTGACATTTTCTAAAATTTGATCAATGTCTTTTTGATTTCCTGAGTAAGTTTGACTAATGCCAAATTGTACAAAAAATGTGACGAATACGAATGTGAAGATTATTTTTTTCATTGGTTGTTATATTAAAAGCATAAATAAACCCGTTGTGCATTTTAAATACAAAAGTTTAATCAAACGTCCGTTCGAGTGAATTTTATCAAAATGAACAACGAGTCAAATTACTATTTTTTTTTAGTTTTTGACCTGTTCTGTTTTAAAAATTCAATCATTCTTTTACCAACTACAGCTATAAAATTGGTGTTGCTTTTTCAAATAAAAGAAAAATGGTTAGGTTTGGATAGATAATTTTAACTTTACAGACAAAATTTGCTACATGCCACTCGACGTCGCACTCATTTTTATGCTGTCTTTACTGACGTTTCGCTTGCTCACCACCGTAATTCATGAGTTGGGACATGCAATTCCTGCGTTATTGTTGACCAAAAAGAAAGTCACAGTGTATATGGGTTCGTTGGGAAATCCTGAAAAATCGTTTCAATTTCAGTTAGGTCGTTTGGAATGTTTTTTCAAGTTCAATTTATTCTATTGGAGAGGCGGATTGTGTGTCATGCATGCAAAAGATATTTCTGTGCGAACCAGTTTTATTGTGACAATTTGCGGTCCACTACTCTCGTTGTTGGTTGCGGGAATTGGCATCCTAATTCTCACCAATTACGAATTTGACGATGTGACAAAATTGGTCATTTTTGCTTTGGTTTTTTCGTGTATCGTTGATTTTATAAATAACATGATTCCCAATCAAACCATGTTAGAATTGCACAATGGCATGATTGCGTATAATGATGGAACACATTTAGTGCATCTTTTTAAAAATGACAGTGTTGAAAAGATATACAGTGACGGAGTTTCTTATTTTCAACAAGAAAAGTATGCCAAAGCTGCTGAAACATTTGAAAAACTGTTGATGACTCGCTCCGATCATGAAGTATTTTATCGTTTGGCAATTCAGGCTAATTTGATGATCGGAAATTATACAAATGCTAAAAACATACAAAAAGAATTTAGCGAACGCTTTTCAGAAGCTTTTGAAATACTCGATTTTATAAACTTGGGAAGAATTCAACTGCATGAAGGATTGTATGAAAATGCGCTACAAAACTTTATGAAAGCAAAAGATATGGGAGCTGACGTGGAAGAAATACAAAAATATATAGACATTGCTAGAAAACATGTATAATACCATTTTATGTGTAAATTGGTATAACATAGTTCGTATCGAAATTTTAGATACGAACTATGAGAATTTTTCTCCATATTAACAAAGTCCATCCATGGTTCTGATTAATAGTTCTAACGCTTTTCGCCATTTAGGAGGTAAAAAAGGAAATTTTGCTATCAACTTAATAATTCCGCCAATTTTACTCCATATTTCACATAAAAAAGAAGGAATTGCTGCAACTCCAACATCTGCTCGAAGTGGCATTTTTTTCTCAAGTTCCTCTAAATTCAATGCTTCAATTTCAGCGTTAACGGTTTCAAAATTTAATTCTGCCATAATTCAATGTTTTTAATATTATTATTAGAACGAATGTACTTTTAAAAAATGCGTCTTAACATACTCATTTATAGGTATTTTTAAATTTCACGACTACAAATATAGTTTTATGACTATAAAAATAGTTATAAAGTAAAATATTATATTATATTTGCCACATGAATGAGTTAACAAAAGCCGAAGAGCAAGTCATGCACTATGTGTGGAAATTGGACAAAGCCTTTTTGAAAGATATTGTAGAACAGTTTCCAGAGCCAAAACCTGCGTACACCACCATTTCTACCGTGGTTCGTGTGTTGGTACGTAAACAGTTTTTACATTTTGAAACCTTTGGGAAAATTCGCCAATATTCGCCTGCGATTTCCAAAGAACGCTATTTTTCGCAGCATTTTAAGCAAGTGATTGGTAACTTTTTTAATGGTTCTACGAGTTCGTTTGCTTCTTTTTTTGCGGAAAGTAACACGCTCAATCTGACCGAAATGGAACAAATGAAAGCCATTTTAGAAGAAAAAATTAACACCTTAAAAGCAAACGATGAATAGTTGGTTGTTGTATATACTTCAGGCGAATTTGGTGTTTGGAAGCTTCTATTTGCTATACAAATGGTGTTTTAGCCGATTTACGTTTCATGCATTTAATAGAATCTTTCTTTTACTGTTAATTCCACTCTCATTGCTCGTTCCTTTGAGTGATGCATTGTTTCCAGAAATGCAGTTTTACCTAGAAATTCCGCTGTTTGATGAATTGGCAATATTGTCAGAAACAGCAACGAATGTTTCAACAACAACCGAAACCGAAAACTTTCAAACCATACACTATAGTTTCTGGATTTTTTCACTTTATGCTATTGGTGTTCTCTGTTTTTTAGGACGATTCGTCGCAACAACTTTTAAAGTATTCCAACTAAAAAGCAATTCAAAACCAGTTCTTTTACATGAAACAAAAGTGTACAGTGCCAATGTTGCAGAAGTATTCTCGTATTTTCATTGGGTTTTCGTTCCAAAATCAACAGCAACTTTCATAGATGCGTGTATTCTCACACATGAAAAAGCACATATTTCTAAAGTACATTCGCTAGATGTGCTTTTGGCAGAAATGTTCATTGCGATGAATTGGTGCAATCCACTCGCCTATTTCTACAGAAAATCTATAAAATCCATTCACGAATTTCAAGCAGACGCATTGGTATTACAACAAGAAAAGGTTAAAAAATCATCTTATTTGGAGCTTCTTTTGGCAAGTCTTGAACCAAAAAACACCAATCCTATATATAATTATTTTTCGCATCCAACACTCAAAAAACGAATAGAAATGATTACAAAATCACCTTCAAAAAACAACTTAAAGTTTGTCTATATATTGTTAATTCCCGTCATCGGAATTGCATGTATGGCATTTAAAAGCCCAATAATGACCAGCATTCCCGTAGAAACACTTCCAACGGCTTTTGTAAAGGAAGAAGGAATTCCCTCATTATTTCCAGTGAAAAACAAAACGGTCAAACATATTTCTTCCAAATTTGGCGCCGTTCGGAAACATCCAAAACTAAAGCACAAATCGGCACATGGCGGAATTGACATCAAAGCTGCAAAAGGAACGCCAATTATCGCCACTGCAGACGGAATCGTATTAAAAGCAACAGTTGAAGGAAATTGGGGGAATTTAATCATCATTTCGCACGACGACGGATTTGAAACGTGGTACGCACATTTGCAAGGATTCAATACAAAATTGGGTGCCACAGTCCAAAAAGGTGACATTATTGGGTATGTAGGAAATTCAGGTGTATCCACAGCACCACATTTACACTACGAAGTACGTCAGCACGGAAAACGCCTAGATCCCATGCATTATATTTCGGAATAAAATCTAAAATTAAACTCACAATTAAGTTAACAGGAACACGTTATAATGGCAGTTCCCTAGAAATCTATTTTATAAAACTAAATTATAGTACTCATGAAATTATTGTATTTGTTCGTTTGCATGTTTTGTATTTCTCAAGCAGTGTACAGTCAAACAAAAGATAGTTTACAACTTGAAACCAACAAAAAGGAGACAATTCTATTGGAAACGAGTGATCCAATGGCAAAGCTACACACACAATTTCCTGCCATTTCCATCATTCTACATCAGTTACAAAATCCTAAAACGGCTACGAAAGATTGGATTGCTGAAAACTGGAATACCAAAGTATTCAATCCATATAAAAAAGTAAAAAAGCAATATCCGTTACAAATCAAATTTGACGATAGCACATACGCGTCTCCAATTCCACGAAAAAAAGTGATTACCTCGCGGTATGGCTGGCGAAATCGCAGACCGCACAACGGAATTGATATTGATTTAATTACGGGCGATAAAGTCATGTCTATGTTTGATGGTGTGGTTCGCTATGTCAATTACCATTCGGGACACGGAAAAACGGTGGTTGTACGTCATTACAATGGATTGGAAACGGTGTATGCGCATTTATCGAAACAATTGGTAAAAGTGAATGATACGGTTCAAAAAGGACAAGTTATTGGCAAAGGCGGTACTACTGGAAACGCACGCGGAAGTCACTTGCATTTGGAAGTATTGTATCAAGGCATTCCGATTCATCCAGAATATGTTTTTGATTTATCAAATGAAGAAAACCGAATTCGCAATCATGAAATTTGGGTAACGCGCAGATGGACTACTGCGTACCGACACAATTCGAAGCGAAAATCTAACATAGAATTGTGTACTACAGAAGCTGAAGCAATTGCCAGCAAAGCCAATGAAACCAAGATTTATACCGTACGACGTGGTGATACTTTATCGCGTATTTCAAACAAATACAATGTGTCTATTGCCTCATTATGTAAGGCTAATGCTATTCGTAAAACGTCTACCTTGCGGATTGGACAAAAGTTGATTGTAACACAGTAAAATTCATTTTTTGGTGTAAATTAGGCTTTCAAAAATAGAGTAACATCAAATTGAAACACATGAAATACGCTTTTTATGCATTATTACTTTTGAGCTTTTCGTCCTGTGCTCTGGGAAGTCAGGTTGGACAAGGATATCCAAGTCAAGCATCCTATCAGCCAGATACGTCCATTACAAAATCGTTGTTTAACGATAGAGCTTCAACCATTTCAGAAGCAAACATTCAAAAAATCTTAGATGGAAACTATACATTACCAAACAATCTAAGAATCTCTTTGGTAAAACTTGAAAGTTCGCAAAGTCAACGGTTTTATTACCGAAACGACGAATATTATTTAAAATCGCAACAGGAATATTTAGATGCGTTTACGGCAAAATTCAAAGCATCGGATCGTGTGGTGAAAGTTTCACAAATTCCGGACATTCTCATTTCTCAGAATCCAACATTTACCAATATTCGTGAAGCTGCGGTTCGAACACAATCAGACATTGTCGTGATTTACGCAATCAACAGCGATTTGTATGCGCGTTACAAACTATTTTCAAAATCTGACATCAAAGCGTTTGCCACGACACAATTGATCATTTTAGACGTCCGTACAGGCTTAATTCCGTTTTCTACCATCGTCACTAAAGAATTTCAATCGAAACGACAGCAAAACGAACTCAATGAAGCGGAAGCTGCCAATCGCATTAAAAATGAAGCAATTAAACTTACCATTCAAGAAATTGGCACGCAACTCAATAATTTTATGAAAAAGTAATGTATAAAAAAATAACACTGCTACTTGTTTTTTGTTCACTTTGTGCAATAGGACAAGAGAAGAACCAAGCAACATCTAAGTTAGAGTCACTACTGACTTGGACACATCTTATAGATCGCGTCATAGAAGATGCTAAAGGTAAACATTTTGATTTCACACATATTAGTCATAGAATCAAAGAAGGTTCAATGATACTAATTGACTCAATTAATGGAGCGCAGGTTGAAATCGGTTCAGGAGCATTTACAACAGATACATATAAAGATAAAAACACAAATAAAATCATAAAATCGAGTCACAG harbors:
- a CDS encoding FAD-dependent oxidoreductase; translation: MNSSFKEKAPEYLKIVCKDDPLYQYARVISNTRFGHMPDCIAYCKKASHVQYCINYCRDNNAPFRIRSGGHQHEGMCSADNVIIIDLSEIHEIIYESDTTAWIPAGKQLGQVYDELAKHGKTIPGGGCQSVNVGGLTQGGGWGVSVRKFGLTCDSVTEIEIVLASGEIVIANALNEYSDLFKALKGGGGGNFGVVIGFKFNLVSILPVVTTFGLLWENPETYLPIITKWAKLHAISGAIDESLSATCTMIIANTIDKDRNEIHGRMGGKFYGSEKNLRILLKEYFGEDVIETADTANFNQIPEDYDKIPSNSTKKSQKNEHVISYATDQRALIDFINPAGKIQYVNINHGSCQKLDLTVLPNSGPSSTCDRPHPHKVSSSFPKDDVDHAVLVEAIYTYLDTSCYYADVNMYMSFHCMGGAVTRSTDNSFGYSQKPYMLQIQCWWDDVSNAFTNVGRNTVYVAWVKQFRESIAEFTEGSFINFVDKTLVADIEEDANRLKLLEIYYTKKNLDMLCGIKKKYDPTQLFNFEMSILPSD
- a CDS encoding DUF4440 domain-containing protein, translated to MKKIIFTFVFVTFFVQFGISQTYSGNQKDIDQILENVKNFSSYVNSSNYKMIGASYTEDAKIFPQRGEIISGVEAIIKYWTLPEGVQTKNHKITPSEITIVGDTAYDYGHYEGETIRANGEKNSWKGKYVIVWKRVGAEWKMYLDIWNSI
- a CDS encoding site-2 protease family protein, which codes for MPLDVALIFMLSLLTFRLLTTVIHELGHAIPALLLTKKKVTVYMGSLGNPEKSFQFQLGRLECFFKFNLFYWRGGLCVMHAKDISVRTSFIVTICGPLLSLLVAGIGILILTNYEFDDVTKLVIFALVFSCIVDFINNMIPNQTMLELHNGMIAYNDGTHLVHLFKNDSVEKIYSDGVSYFQQEKYAKAAETFEKLLMTRSDHEVFYRLAIQANLMIGNYTNAKNIQKEFSERFSEAFEILDFINLGRIQLHEGLYENALQNFMKAKDMGADVEEIQKYIDIARKHV
- a CDS encoding BlaI/MecI/CopY family transcriptional regulator; protein product: MNELTKAEEQVMHYVWKLDKAFLKDIVEQFPEPKPAYTTISTVVRVLVRKQFLHFETFGKIRQYSPAISKERYFSQHFKQVIGNFFNGSTSSFASFFAESNTLNLTEMEQMKAILEEKINTLKANDE
- a CDS encoding M23/M56 family metallopeptidase; this encodes MNSWLLYILQANLVFGSFYLLYKWCFSRFTFHAFNRIFLLLLIPLSLLVPLSDALFPEMQFYLEIPLFDELAILSETATNVSTTTETENFQTIHYSFWIFSLYAIGVLCFLGRFVATTFKVFQLKSNSKPVLLHETKVYSANVAEVFSYFHWVFVPKSTATFIDACILTHEKAHISKVHSLDVLLAEMFIAMNWCNPLAYFYRKSIKSIHEFQADALVLQQEKVKKSSYLELLLASLEPKNTNPIYNYFSHPTLKKRIEMITKSPSKNNLKFVYILLIPVIGIACMAFKSPIMTSIPVETLPTAFVKEEGIPSLFPVKNKTVKHISSKFGAVRKHPKLKHKSAHGGIDIKAAKGTPIIATADGIVLKATVEGNWGNLIIISHDDGFETWYAHLQGFNTKLGATVQKGDIIGYVGNSGVSTAPHLHYEVRQHGKRLDPMHYISE
- a CDS encoding M23 family metallopeptidase; the encoded protein is MKLLYLFVCMFCISQAVYSQTKDSLQLETNKKETILLETSDPMAKLHTQFPAISIILHQLQNPKTATKDWIAENWNTKVFNPYKKVKKQYPLQIKFDDSTYASPIPRKKVITSRYGWRNRRPHNGIDIDLITGDKVMSMFDGVVRYVNYHSGHGKTVVVRHYNGLETVYAHLSKQLVKVNDTVQKGQVIGKGGTTGNARGSHLHLEVLYQGIPIHPEYVFDLSNEENRIRNHEIWVTRRWTTAYRHNSKRKSNIELCTTEAEAIASKANETKIYTVRRGDTLSRISNKYNVSIASLCKANAIRKTSTLRIGQKLIVTQ